One genomic region from Magallana gigas chromosome 3, xbMagGiga1.1, whole genome shotgun sequence encodes:
- the LOC105322874 gene encoding low affinity immunoglobulin epsilon Fc receptor isoform X2: MNLLTGFLFIVMRTKIETMKKLILFQFLYGLFNYCSAQTVYPNVCMDIPTDLNRIVRNIFLEGFIEFKKDIAKITAAQNWKWSDDFKETKNTMNALDEDQQRTINSVTELRRELSNHVSRTESLVHGNRAMFLEKMTNLSNAIDDREQQFKLMDTEVISLQDKYTDQKDNITDLGDTLKILLSEQEWMVSNVSELHGKMQEMRDATSVIHRQVSEQLNHTDDNLKRFFVESLQNVTKEYSENLQNMKQNVTSLFEVVFKQADAAVSLKEEIRKNALMMERLQVEISELKENISLSKDTPSTRVTCPAGWSMFGTSCYTIFHQQLSWMNASMKCLTYGSKLVEIETKAENDFLKSSLIKDEGNYWTGGKDDVTEGQWVWVSSGTTFDFFDWNTGEPNDVGGEDCMEISKHRNRKKSWNDKSCKSSLNLICEKF; encoded by the exons ATGAATTTATTAACaggatttctttttattgtgATGCGCACCAAAATCGAAACGATGAAAAAGTTGATTCTGTTTCAGTTTCTATATGGCTTGTTCAACTATTGTTCAGCACAAACTGTGTACCCAAACGTGTGCATGGACATTCCTACAGATTTAAACAGAATTGTTCGAAATATATTTCTCGAAGGATTTATCGAGTTTAAAAAAGACATAGCAAAAATAACGGCAGCTCAAAATTGGAAATGGTCAgatgatttcaaagagacaaaaaatactaTGAATGCATTAGACGAAGATCAACAACGAACAATAAACTCAGTTACAGAGCTTAGAAGAGAATTGTCAAATCACGTATCCAGAACTGAATCTCTGGTGCATGGAAACAGAGCGATGTTCTTGGAGAAAATGACAAATCTATCAAACGCAATTGATGATAGAGAACAACAATTCAAACTTATGGATACAGAGGTGATTTCATTACAGGACAAATACACAGACCAGAAAGACAACATAACAGATTTGGGAGATACATTGAAGATACTGTTAAGCGAGCAAGAGTGGATGGTCTCTAACGTTTCAGAGCTGCACGGTAAAATGCAGGAAATGCGTGACGCGACCTCGGTCATACATCGACAAGTTTCTGAACAACTTAATCACACAGACGATAATCTTAAAAGGTTTTTTGTTGAAAGTTTGCAAAACGTAACCAAAGAGTATTCTGAAAACCTCCAAAACATGAAGCAAAATGTAACGAGCTTATTTGAAGTAGTTTTTAAACAAGCAGATGCTGCTGTATCTTTGAAAG AggaaattagaaaaaatgcGTTAATGATGGAGCGCCTTCAAGTTGAAATTAGTGAACTGAAAGAAAACATCAGTTTATCAAAAG ACACGCCTTCTACACGAGTCACATGTCCTGCTGGGTGGAGCATGTTTGGGACTTCCTGTTACACTATTTTTCATCAGCAGCTGTCATGGATGAACGCCTCG aTGAAGTGCTTGACATACGGTTCAAAACTTGTCGAAATAGAAACTAAGGCGgagaatgattttttaaaatctagccTGATAAAGGATGAAG gtAATTACTGGACAGGAGGTAAGGATGACGTCACTGAAGGTCAATGGGTGTGGGTATCGTCAGGAACCACCTTTGATTTCTTTGACTGGAACACGGGAGAACCCAATGATGTTGGTGGGGAGGATTGTATGGAGATATCTAAACACAGAAACCGCAAAAAATCTTGGAATGATAAGTCATGCAAAAGTTCATTAAATTTGATTTGTGAGAAATTTTAA